The DNA region GCGGCAGATAAGGCCAGACTTGCGCCGAACTGTCGCGCAGCCACATCGCATCAATGTCACCGGTGATGACGTAGGTGTCGGGCCGGCCATCGACCATCGCGAAATCGACCGTTGTGTCGAGCGTGTTCGGAAAACAGTTCCCGAACATCCAGGCGAGTTCGTGATTGCCGACGGAGGATTGGACTCGCTCGATGATCCGCTCGACGGCGGTGCTTTTGAACTTGCGGCGCTCGACGGGCGTGCGGACAACGGGAAACCCGGCCTCAGCCGCCGACAGGTGTGACAGCAGCGTGGCACCGGCCACCACGAGGGATGTGTTGCGGATGAATTCTCTGCGGTTCATGGCTTGAAAAACAATGGAAACACCTCACGCCGGGATGACTTTCTTGCCGATGTTGTGGCCCTTGGCGCCGTAAAAGGCGACGTAGGAATACGCAATCAGCGGCACAATGAAGGAAACCTGAATGCTGAAGAGGTCGGCAATTTTTCCCTGCAACGGCGGCAGAATGGCGCCCCCGAGAATGGCCATGACAAGCAGCGATGAAACCTGGCTCTTGTAAATGCCCGTCCCCTCCAACGCGAGGGAGAACGTGTTGGACCAGCCAATCGAGGTGAACAGCCCAATGGCCACCACGCACCACATGGCCACCGGCCCTTTG from Verrucomicrobiia bacterium includes:
- a CDS encoding MFS transporter — translated: KGPVAMWCVVAIGLFTSIGWSNTFSLALEGTGIYKSQVSSLLVMAILGGAILPPLQGKIADLFSIQVSFIVPLIAYSYVAFYGAKGHNIGKKVIPA